One window from the genome of Cryptomeria japonica chromosome 6, Sugi_1.0, whole genome shotgun sequence encodes:
- the LOC131041256 gene encoding secreted RxLR effector protein 161-like, with protein sequence MAACKAFATPIALGEKLTKEDASPKVDATQYRSLVGSLMYLTTSRPDIMYTMSLVSRFMHDPHESHWQAAKIILRYVSGTQNFGIRYSPTDKFELVGYTDSDWAGSVDDRKSTVGYVFSFGSGVVSCTSKKQATVALSSVEVEYMAASSASSQVSFSRISVL encoded by the exons ATGGCTGCATGCAAAGCATTTGCAACCCCCATAGCCCTTGGTGAAAAACTAACCAAGGAAGATGCTAGTCCCAAGGTTGATGCAACTCAGTATAGGAGTTTGGTTGGTAGCCTCATGTACCTCACAACAAGTAGGCCTGATATTATGTATACTATGAGCCTCGTCTCTCGGTTCATGCATGATCCACATGAGTCACATTGGCAGGCTGCTAAAataattttgaggtatgtgagtggTACACAGAATTTTGGGATTCGGTATTCTCCCACTGACAAGTTTGAACTAGTTGGttacacagattcagattgggctggttcAGTGGATGATAGGAAATCTACAGTTGGTTATGTTTTTTCATTTGGTTCTGGAGTTGTATCCTGTACTAGTAAGAAACAGGCAACAGTGGCTCTTTCTTCAGTAGAAGTGGAATACATGGCAGCTTCATCGGCAAGTTCTCAAGTG TCCTTCAGCAGAATATCTGTTTTGTGA